The Lytechinus pictus isolate F3 Inbred chromosome 17, Lp3.0, whole genome shotgun sequence genome contains a region encoding:
- the LOC129280565 gene encoding uncharacterized protein LOC129280565 isoform X2 — MEGHYFVSLMIMFEILSTVDAFCDAPSPVAATHHNGTLAVYKTGDTLYFTCNSGYSTNYQPPSSTCLASGIWNPPDLACELNTTSLIISIIVAVITLFVFLIIVIYIFRRKRSQTHVSSPKIIRRSPQFPEYPPGNIEMSRPGSLYDSIHINVDHVDRNAINGAITGMEGISEQSDGLENPSHAIDNGGIDIIDADGLNMTRARVADRSRSRDHEYTNGTQSEKQST; from the exons ATGGAAGGACATTATTTTGTGTCTCTTATGATTATGTTCGAAATTTTATCGACAG TTGATGCTTTTTGCGATGCGCCCTCCCCAGTAGCAGCTACCCATCACAATGGCACTCTAGCAGTCTATAAGACTGGAGATACCCTCTACTTCACCTGCAACTCTGGTTATTCTACAAACTATCAGCCACCTTCATCAACATGTCTAGCCAGTGGCATTTGGAATCCACCTGATTTAGCTTGCGAACTAA ATACGACATCACTTATCATCTCCATTATAGTAGCCGTCATCACCCTCTTCGTTTTCTTGATTATAGTCATATATATCTTCAGAAGAAA GCGAAGCCAAACGCATGTTTCATCTCCGAAGATAATCAGAAGAAGTCCACAGTTTCCGGAATATCCACCTGGAAACATCGAAATGTCCAGACCAGGATCGTTATACGACTCCATCCATATTAACGTAGATCATGTAGATAGGAACGCTATTAATGGCGCCATCACCGGTATGGAAGGGATCAGTGAACAGTCTGACGGTTTGGAGAATCCCAGTCATGCAATAGACAATGGAGGAATTGACATTATAGATGCCGATGGCCTGAATATGACAAGGGCACGCGTCGCCGATAGGAGTCGGTCACGTGATCATGAATACACGAATGGCACCCAGAGCGAGAAGCAATCCACGTGA
- the LOC129280565 gene encoding uncharacterized protein LOC129280565 isoform X1, translated as MEGHYFVSLMIMFEILSTAVDAFCDAPSPVAATHHNGTLAVYKTGDTLYFTCNSGYSTNYQPPSSTCLASGIWNPPDLACELNTTSLIISIIVAVITLFVFLIIVIYIFRRKRSQTHVSSPKIIRRSPQFPEYPPGNIEMSRPGSLYDSIHINVDHVDRNAINGAITGMEGISEQSDGLENPSHAIDNGGIDIIDADGLNMTRARVADRSRSRDHEYTNGTQSEKQST; from the exons ATGGAAGGACATTATTTTGTGTCTCTTATGATTATGTTCGAAATTTTATCGACAG CAGTTGATGCTTTTTGCGATGCGCCCTCCCCAGTAGCAGCTACCCATCACAATGGCACTCTAGCAGTCTATAAGACTGGAGATACCCTCTACTTCACCTGCAACTCTGGTTATTCTACAAACTATCAGCCACCTTCATCAACATGTCTAGCCAGTGGCATTTGGAATCCACCTGATTTAGCTTGCGAACTAA ATACGACATCACTTATCATCTCCATTATAGTAGCCGTCATCACCCTCTTCGTTTTCTTGATTATAGTCATATATATCTTCAGAAGAAA GCGAAGCCAAACGCATGTTTCATCTCCGAAGATAATCAGAAGAAGTCCACAGTTTCCGGAATATCCACCTGGAAACATCGAAATGTCCAGACCAGGATCGTTATACGACTCCATCCATATTAACGTAGATCATGTAGATAGGAACGCTATTAATGGCGCCATCACCGGTATGGAAGGGATCAGTGAACAGTCTGACGGTTTGGAGAATCCCAGTCATGCAATAGACAATGGAGGAATTGACATTATAGATGCCGATGGCCTGAATATGACAAGGGCACGCGTCGCCGATAGGAGTCGGTCACGTGATCATGAATACACGAATGGCACCCAGAGCGAGAAGCAATCCACGTGA